From a single Gadus morhua chromosome 3, gadMor3.0, whole genome shotgun sequence genomic region:
- the smarca4b gene encoding transcription activator BRG1 isoform X4 has product MIVDEGHRMKNHHCKLTQVLNTHYLAPRRVLLTGTPLQNKLPELWALLNFLLPTIFKSCSTFEQWFNAPFAMTGEKVSVDLNEEETILIIRRLHKVLRPFLLRRLKKEVEAQLPEKVEYVIKCDMSALQRVLYRHMQAKGILLTDGSEKDKKGKGGTKTLMNTIMQLRKICNHPYIFQQIEESFSEHLGFTGGIVQGPDLYRASGKFEVLDRILPKLEATNHKVLLFCQMTTLMTIMEDYFAYRSFKYLRLDGTTKADDRGMLLKSFNDPDSQYFIFLLSTRAGGLGLNLQSADTVVIFDSDWNPHQDLQAQDRAHRIGQTNEVRVLRLCTINSVEEKILAAAKYKLNVDQKVIQAGMFDQKSSSNERRAFLQAILETEEQDEVCVCPWEEDEVPDDETVNQMIARSEDEFEQFMRMDLDRRREDARNPRRRPRLMEEDELPAWILKDDAEVERLTCEDEEEKLFGRGSRLRKEVDYSDALTETQWLKAVEDGTLEEIEDEVRHKKTTRKRRRERDPEAPGPSSSSCSSRSGLRGGQDEEGKRHRRRGRPPVERLSPNPAPLTKKMRRIVDAVIKYKDSASGRQLSEVFIQLPSRKELPEYYELIRRPVDFRKIKEKIRGHRYRSLADLERDVMLLFQNAQTFNLEGSLIYEDSIVLQSVFTSLRQKIEREEESEGEESEEEEDEQEEGSETESRPVKVKIRLGRREKAGERGKGRSRRSGRIRAKPVVSDDDTEEEQEEEPSPSASAEES; this is encoded by the exons ATGATCGTGGACGAGGGCCACCGCATGAAGAACCACCACTGCAAGCTGACCCAGGTGCTGAACACCCACTACCTGGCCCCGCGCCGGGTGCTGCTGACGGGCACGCCGCTGCAGAACAAGCTGCCCGAGCTCTGGGCGCTGCTCAACTTCCTGCTGCCCACCATCTTCAAGAGCTGCAGCACCTTCGAGCAGTGGTTCAACGCCCCCTTCGCCATGACCGGGGAGAAAGTGAGC GTGGATCTAAACGAGGAGGAGACCATCCTCATCATTCGCCGCCTGCACAAGGTGCTCCGCCCCTTCCTGTTGCGGAGGCTCAAGAAGGAAGTGGAGGCGCAGCTTCCGGAGAAG GTGGAGTACGTCATCAAGTGTGACATGTCGGCGCTGCAGAGGGTGCTGTACCGACACATGCAGGCCAAGGGCATCCTGCTCACCGACGGCTCGGAGAAGGACAAGAAG GGCAAAGGAGGAACCAAGACTCTAATGAACACCATTATGCAGCTGAGGAAGATCTGCAACCACCCCTACATCTTCCAGCAGATAGAG gaaTCATTCTCCGAGCATTTAGGCTTCACTGGTGGTATTGTCCAGGG GCCTGACCTGTACCGGGCGTCGGGTAAGTTCGAGGTCCTGGACCGGATCCTGCCCAAGCTGGAGGCCACCAACCACAAGGTGCTGCTGTTCTGCCAGATGACCACCCTCATGACCATCATGGAGGATTACTTCGCCTACCGCTCCTTCAAATACCTACGCCTGGACG GCACCACGAAGGCAGACGACCGCGGCATGCTGCTGAAGTCCTTCAACGACCCGGACTCCCAGTACTTCATCTTCCTGCTCAGCACGCGGGCCGGCGGCCTGGGCCTCAACCTGCAGTCCGCCGACACCGTGGTCATCTTCGACTCGGACTGGAACCCCCACCAG GACCTGCAGGCCCAGGACCGGGCCCACCGCATCGGGCAGACCAACGAGGTGCGCGTGCTGCGCCTGTGCACCATCAACAGCGTGGAGGAGAAGATCCTGGCGGCGGCCAAGTACAAGCTCAACGTGGACCAGAAGGTGATCCAGGCGGGCATGTTCGACCAGAAGTCGTCCAGCAACGAGCGCCGGGCCTTCCTGCAGGCCATCCTCGAGACGGAGGAGCAGgacgaggtgtgtgtctgtccttgg gaggaggacgaggtccCAGACGATGAGACGGTCAACCAGATGATCGCCAGGAGCGAGGATGAATTTGAACAGTTCATG CGTATGGACCTGGACCGGCGCCGTGAGGACGCCCGTAACCCGCGGCGCCGGCCCCGGCTGATGGAGGAGGACGAGCTGCCGGCCTGGATCCTGAAGGACGACGCGGAGGTGGAGCGCCTCACCtgcgaggacgaggaggagaagctGTTTGGCCGCGGCTCCCGCCTCCGCAAGGAGGTGGACTACAGCGACGCGCTGACGGAGACCCAGTGGCTCAAG GCCGTCGAGGACGGGACGCTGGAGGAGATCGAGGACGAGGTGCGCCACAAGAAGACCACGcgcaagaggaggagggagcgggACCCGGAggcccccggcccctcctcctcctcctgctcctcccggAGCGGCCTCCGGGGGGGCCAGGAcgaggaggggaagaggcaCCGCAGGAGGGGGCGCCCCCCGGTGGAGCGGCTGTCCCCCAACCCGGCCCCCCTCACcaagaagatgaggaggatCGTGGACGCCGTCATCAAGTACAAAGACAG CGCCAGCGGCCGGCAGCTGAGCGAGGTGTTCATCCAGCTGCCGTCGCGCAAGGAGCTGCCCGAGTACTACGAGCTGATCCGCAGGCCTGTGGACTTCAGGAAGAtcaag GAGAAGATCCGAGGCCACCGGTACCGCAGCCTGGCCGACCTGGAGCGGGACGTCATGCTGCTCTTCCAGAACGCCCAGACCTTCAACCTGGAGGGCTCCCTG atcTACGAGGACTCCATCGTGCTCCAGTCGGTGTTCACCAGCCTGAGGCAGAAGAtcgagagggaagaggagagcgagggggaggagagcgaggaagaggaggacgagcaAGAGGAAGGCTCCGAgacagagt